One window of Robiginitalea biformata HTCC2501 genomic DNA carries:
- a CDS encoding DUF4386 domain-containing protein has product MRTRNEHGRSITIARTTGIWYLLLAISGMLGFLFLHPRVYVADPQQTVLNLVEGETLARLRLLAEFAIIFTQALTAIWFYRLFRDSNEWAALATAIWGTVNAVVIMFSAIAMGVAIETALSSLDMEVKVAHIDLLTGLMSNAWGIGSLFFGLWLIPMGYIITSSKRMPIWLGRILIIGGVGYVLSACINYAGISGSWVGTLTIPATIGEFWIIGYLLIFGIRPVQD; this is encoded by the coding sequence ATGCGCACAAGAAACGAACACGGCAGGTCAATCACTATTGCAAGGACCACGGGAATTTGGTATTTGCTTCTTGCCATTTCCGGCATGCTGGGATTTTTGTTCCTGCACCCCAGGGTTTATGTCGCCGATCCCCAACAGACCGTTTTGAATTTAGTAGAGGGGGAAACCCTTGCCCGCCTTCGCTTACTGGCAGAATTCGCAATAATTTTTACACAGGCGTTAACGGCTATCTGGTTTTACCGACTCTTCCGGGATAGCAATGAGTGGGCCGCCCTGGCTACGGCGATTTGGGGGACAGTCAACGCAGTTGTCATTATGTTCAGCGCCATCGCCATGGGAGTTGCCATTGAAACCGCGCTGTCTTCCCTGGATATGGAAGTCAAAGTGGCCCATATTGATTTGTTGACCGGGCTGATGTCTAATGCCTGGGGTATCGGATCGCTTTTTTTTGGACTTTGGCTCATTCCGATGGGATATATCATTACCAGCTCGAAACGAATGCCAATTTGGTTGGGCAGAATTTTGATTATTGGAGGAGTGGGTTATGTACTTAGCGCATGCATCAACTACGCCGGCATCTCAGGTTCCTGGGTTGGCACCCTCACTATTCCGGCTACCATAGGCGAGTTCTGGATAATCGGCTATTTATTGATTTTCGGAATACGCCCGGTGCAAGATTGA